The genomic window GCTTCAATAAATAAAAAGATTTGAAATTTTTTCATAGATGCATCCTCTCCCTTCTATTTTATCACAATTCAGAAAAGTCACCTCGGTCTGAGGATGGAAAAAGGAGATTGGACAGAAATCACTCCTACAAGCTAGGTTTCATCAACTCACCACAGTTGGCAAAAGGCTACAAAAAAGGGCGGGATTCTTGTCCCGACCTCTCTACATCTGATCTTTTGCTTCTTTTAGTTTACCGTAAAGAATATAGTCTACGTTTTGCAGATCTGCTATGGTTGCACAATTAAGGGCACACATGATCAAGCGCAGATCTTCTTTCCAGCCTTGGACAATGCCAATCACCTCTTCGACGGAGTAGGTTTCAATCAACTCTAGAACGATACGCGACAGTCCTACAGCCTTAGCTCCAAAGACCAGGCACTTAATCATATCAAGAGGATTTCGAACCCCTCCGCTAACCAAAAGTTCGACCTTGTCTTTCCAGTCTTGGGCATTGAGAAGGGCTTGCATAGTAGACTGGCCCCATTGATTGAGGTAATCACGCTGGCCACTGCGACGGTTTTCGATATAGGCAAAGCTGGTGCCACCACGACCTGACAGGTCCACTGTACGAACACCAAGTTCATAGGCTCTTTCGATGGTCTTCACATCCATCCCAAATCCCACTTCCTTTAAAATGATTGGAACGGGGATTTGGTTGCTATAGTCTGCTAGATGCGATTGCCAAGTTCGAAACTTTCTTTCTCCCTCGGGCATGAGTAATTCCTGCATGACATTAACATGCACTTGCAGGAGAAGAGGATTCATCGCTTCTACAGTCTGAAGTCCTAACTCAACAGGCTTGTCCAATCCAATATTGGTTCCAAGGAGGAGCTTTGGATGGCTAGACTTGACAGAAAAAGAGTCATCTGTTGGATCTTTGAGGGCTGCGCTATATGATCCCGTCACAAACAAAATCCCACAGGCTTCTGCCACCTGAGCCAGCTTTTGATTGATTTCTCTCCCCTTATCGCTTCCACCTGTCATGGCATTAATATAAAAAGGAAAGTCCCACTTTCGACCTGCAAATTCTGTAGACAAATCAATCTCAGCCAGGTCATAAAGAGGCAGGGAAGAATGAATCAACTCTACCTCATCAAAGCTGTTATAGTAACTTTTTTGCTCAAGGGCATAGCGGATGTGCTCGTCCTTACGATTTGTCGTCATGTCCAATCCTTTCTTGGTATAAGAGCTCAATCCCCAGATTGGCCCAGCGATTTTTTATGGTTTCAGTCGATTGCGCATCAAAACTCAAGGCAATGCCACAGTCACCACCACCAGCGCCACTACTCTTGGCAACAGCCTGCAAATCTTGACTGGCTTCTTTCAACTGTCTCAGCGAAGGCGTGTAAATATCTGGGCTCAAACCTTCTAAAAGTTGACTGGCTACTTCTACTTGCTCGATAACTTTTTCGGCTTTCCCCAACTCCAAGGCTTCTACCAAAGCAGACACCGTTGCTTTTGAGGAAGTTAAAAAATTCTGATTGATATTTTGCTTGATTTGCTGGACCATGTTACTAGACACAGCTACTTGCTTGGTCCATCCCACTAAGAAATCACATTCTAAGGTTGGTTTCACTTGTGAGATAGAAAAGCCCCAATCACGCTCCAAAACTGTCGCCAAGCTTTCTTCTTCCAACCACGTAGCTATCTTCTTTCGATCAAAAGACTGGTAGAGAACCAAATCCTCTGCCACAATACAGGCAAGGTCTCCCATGGAACCATTGTCGCCTCGCTTGAGCAAGACAGCACTGGTCAGCTTGAATAAGAGATCCTGATCAACCGTAATATCATATAGAGCTAACAGGGCCTTGATGACCAAAACAACGACGCTACCACTAGAACCCAGACCAAACTTTTTGCCTTCTCGTTCCATTTTCCCACGGATTTCCAAGGAAAAAGGTCGCAAGGTCTTGCCATGGTAAGTAAGAAAATCTTCCACTAGAGCAATCGTTTCTTGAATCAAGCTATAGGCAGGATTTGGCGTCAAGTCCACTGCAAAGTCAAACATGTCTGAATAGATACGGTAGCTATCAGAAAAAGCAATCTCAGCCTTCATATAGATGGGGATGGCCTTTATCAAGGCTAACTGTCCTGGCTCTAAAATAGCATATTCACCTGCCCAGTATAGTTTTCCGCAAGTTTTAACAGCAATCATCTTGACTCAAATCCTTTGTTTTTGACACAATCAAGCGGTAACGTTGACCGAAGATTTCTGATAAATGCTCCAAGTCTTTCTCCTGACAGAGGACCTTGACATTGGGACCAGCATCCATAGTAAAGTAGCAGGCTTCTCCTTGCTCACGAAGCTGGCGGACAAAGTCCATCGCTTCATAGGACGCATCCGTCAGATATGAAAAGGCTGACGATGCTGTTTTGGTCGTAGCATGCATAGCAAGAGCATTTTTCTCCGTTAGTTCCCCAACCTTGGCAAAGTCATTCTCTTTGAGATAAACCAGCATATCCTGATAATCTTTCTCAGACTGGCGCACCCAATCACCAAAGGTCGTCGAGGTTTCCACACAGAGTTTCATCCCATCACGGCTAGAGATTGGTTTTTTCTTGTCCTCCAGCACCAACATAATCATAGCTAGTTTCAAGTCTGTCTCTACAGGGTAGATTTCCCCACTATCCTTATCCCAGGCACCTAGTGGTCCATAAAAACTCCGAGAGGAAGAACCTGAGGCAAACTTAGCCTCCTGCGCTAACTGACTCCGATTCAAACCAAGCTGGAAATAAGCATTGCAAGCCTTGACCAAGGCGGATAAACCACTCGAACTTGAGGACAAGCCCGCTGCTGTAGGCATATTGTTTTGAGTGTCAATACGGACAAAACCTTCCCCAGCCGGGCGGTAGCGGTCAATGATTTTGCTCATTTTGGCATGCTCAGCCTCATTTTGGAGCTGACCATTGATATAAAAGGTATCAGCCATCGCATCCGTCGGTAGAGGCGATAAGGTCGTCTCTGTGTACATATTTTCCAAG from Streptococcus oralis includes these protein-coding regions:
- the fni gene encoding type 2 isopentenyl-diphosphate Delta-isomerase, which translates into the protein MTTNRKDEHIRYALEQKSYYNSFDEVELIHSSLPLYDLAEIDLSTEFAGRKWDFPFYINAMTGGSDKGREINQKLAQVAEACGILFVTGSYSAALKDPTDDSFSVKSSHPKLLLGTNIGLDKPVELGLQTVEAMNPLLLQVHVNVMQELLMPEGERKFRTWQSHLADYSNQIPVPIILKEVGFGMDVKTIERAYELGVRTVDLSGRGGTSFAYIENRRSGQRDYLNQWGQSTMQALLNAQDWKDKVELLVSGGVRNPLDMIKCLVFGAKAVGLSRIVLELIETYSVEEVIGIVQGWKEDLRLIMCALNCATIADLQNVDYILYGKLKEAKDQM
- a CDS encoding phosphomevalonate kinase, giving the protein MIAVKTCGKLYWAGEYAILEPGQLALIKAIPIYMKAEIAFSDSYRIYSDMFDFAVDLTPNPAYSLIQETIALVEDFLTYHGKTLRPFSLEIRGKMEREGKKFGLGSSGSVVVLVIKALLALYDITVDQDLLFKLTSAVLLKRGDNGSMGDLACIVAEDLVLYQSFDRKKIATWLEEESLATVLERDWGFSISQVKPTLECDFLVGWTKQVAVSSNMVQQIKQNINQNFLTSSKATVSALVEALELGKAEKVIEQVEVASQLLEGLSPDIYTPSLRQLKEASQDLQAVAKSSGAGGGDCGIALSFDAQSTETIKNRWANLGIELLYQERIGHDDKS
- the mvaD gene encoding diphosphomevalonate decarboxylase, with protein sequence MDREPVTVRSYANIAIIKYWGKKKEKEMVPATSSISLTLENMYTETTLSPLPTDAMADTFYINGQLQNEAEHAKMSKIIDRYRPAGEGFVRIDTQNNMPTAAGLSSSSSGLSALVKACNAYFQLGLNRSQLAQEAKFASGSSSRSFYGPLGAWDKDSGEIYPVETDLKLAMIMLVLEDKKKPISSRDGMKLCVETSTTFGDWVRQSEKDYQDMLVYLKENDFAKVGELTEKNALAMHATTKTASSAFSYLTDASYEAMDFVRQLREQGEACYFTMDAGPNVKVLCQEKDLEHLSEIFGQRYRLIVSKTKDLSQDDCC